A single Syngnathus acus chromosome 8, fSynAcu1.2, whole genome shotgun sequence DNA region contains:
- the LOC119125800 gene encoding LOW QUALITY PROTEIN: junction plakoglobin-like (The sequence of the model RefSeq protein was modified relative to this genomic sequence to represent the inferred CDS: substituted 1 base at 1 genomic stop codon), which translates to MMSMQMNEADSVVKVAEWQQTYYASDSGIQSAATTVRDDDSSTGCSGSKKYTTSTTSTTTAPAITSTETGAAGEQEDLDAQYSLTRAQRVRAAMFPETLVEGEAAIPVQADPSQQSNVQRLAEPSQLLKTAIVHLINYQDDAELATRAVPELTKLLADDDPVVVNKAAMIVNQLTRKEASRRVLVQSPTMVGAVVRAMTTAVDMETARCTASILHSLSHQSEGLQAIFKSGGIPALVRMLSSPVETVLFYAITTLHNLLLHQEGAKMAVRLADGLQRMVPLLKKSNPKFLAITTDCLQLLSYGNKRARXMRFGLIILANGGPEGLVFIMRNYNYEKLLWTTSRVLKVLSVCPSNKPAIVEAGGMQALGQHLTGSSQRLIQNCLWTLRNLSDAATKQEGLDGLLQILVTQLGCDDVNMLTCATGILSNLTCNNSRNKTLVTQFGGVEALIHAVLRAGEKEDVAEPAVCALRHLTSRHHDAELAQNAVRLHYGVPAVVKLLGQPHYWPVIKATVGLIRNLALCPVNQAPLRDAGTIPRLVNLLLKAHQDTQRHASSSQQTYQDGVRMEEIVEGCTGALHILARDPINRGEIASMQTIPLFVQLLYSYVENVKRVAAGVLCELALDKQSAELIDAEGASAPLMELLHSNNEGIATYAAAVLFRISEDKSSDYRKRVSVELTHSLFKHDPAAWEMAHTVPLEPTYLADELDGPYPPYGYTDLPLDTLPLDPDLHESYIPDMRYQAYPEPL; encoded by the exons tgaaTGAGGCAGACAGTGTGGTGAAAGTGGCTGAGTGGCAGCAGACCTACTATGCTTCAGACTCTGGCATCCAATCAGCAGCCACCACAGTGCGGGATGATGATAGCAGTACTGGGTGCAGTGGCAGTAAGAAGTACACAACTAGTACAACTAGTACTACTACTGCACCGGCAATAACCAGCACTGAAACAGGAGCAGCTGGTGAACAAGAAG ATTTAGATGCTCAGTACTCATTAACCCGAGCCCAGCGTGTCAGGGCAGCCATGTTTCCAGAGACACTGGTGGAAGGAGAGGCAGCCATACCTGTCCAAGCAGATCCCAGCCAACAGAGTAATGTGCAAAGACTAGCCGAGCCTTCGCAGTTACTAAAGACAGCCATAGTTCACCTGATAAATTACCAGGATGACGCCGAGCTGGCCACAAGAGCAGTTCCGGAGCTCACTAAGCTCCTTGCAGATGATGATCCG GTAGTGGTAAACAAGGCAGCCATGATTGTTAACCAGCTGACTCGTAAAGAGGCAAGTCGCCGGGTGCTGGTGCAATCTCCGACCATGGTAGGAGCCGTGGTTCGTGCCATGACAACGGCAGTTGACATGGAGACAGCTCGTTGCACTGCAAGCATCCTCCACAGCCTGTCACATCAGAGTGAGGGACTGCAGGCCATATTCAAGTCCGGAGGGATACCAGCACTTGTCCGGATGCTGAG ttcaCCTGTGGAGACAGTTTTATTTTACGCCATAACCACCCTTCACAACCTTCTGTTGCACCAAGAGGGAGCCAAGATGGCAGTGCGTCTTGCTGATGGTCTTCAACGGATGGTGCCCTTACTGAAAAAGAGCAACCCCAAGTTCCTTGCCATTACCACAGATTGTCTCCAGCTCCTGTCTTACGGCAACAAGAGAGCAAGGTGAATGCGGTTCGGT CTAATCATACTCGCCAATGGCGGCCCAGAGGGTCTGGTGTTCATCATGAGGAACTACAACTATGAGAAGCTGCTATGGACTACCAGTCGGGTACTCAAAGTACTGTCTGTGTGTCCCAGCAACAAGCCCGCCATAGTAGAAGCTG GGGGTATGCAAGCTTTGGGTCAGCATCTGACAGGGTCGAGTCAGCGTCTGATTCAGAACTGTCTATGGACGCTTCGCAACCTTTCGGATGCTGCAACCAAGCAA GAAGGTTTAGATGGTCTGCTGCAGATATTAGTCACCCAGCTGGGTTGTGATGATGTCAACATGCTGACCTGCGCAACAGGCATCTTGTCCAACCTCACTTGTAACAACTCTCGCAACAAG ACTCTAGTCACTCAGTTTGGCGGGGTGGAGGCACTGATCCATGCTGTACTGCGTGCTGGTGAAAAGGAAGATGTTGCAGAGCCCGCAGTTTGCGCCTTGCGTCACCTCACGTCACGCCACCATGATGCTGAGCTGGCCCAGAATGCCGTGCGGCTGCACTATGGTGTCCCCGCTGTGGTCAAGCTGCTGGGACAGCCACACTACTGGCCTGTTATAAAG GCTACTGTTGGCCTCATCCGGAACCTTGCGCTGTGCCCTGTCAATCAAGCACCTTTGAGGGATGCGGGGACTATTCCACGATTGGTAAACCTGCTTTTAAAAGCTCACCAGGACACACAGAGGCATGCCTCCTCTTCTCAGCAGACATATCAG GATGGTGTTCGTATGGAGGAGATTGTGGAGGGTTGCACGGGAGCACTTCACATTCTGGCCAGAGATCCGATTAACAGAGGAGAGATTGCCAGCATGCAGACCATACCGCTATTTGTGCAG CTGCTGTACTCGTATGTGGAGAATGTGAAACGAGTAGCTGCGGGAGTTTTGTGTGAATTGGCGCTGGATAAACAGTCAGCGGAACTCATCGATGCAGAGGGCGCATCAGCACCACTCATGGAATTACTGCACTCCAACAACGAGGGAATCG CCACCTACGCTGCAGCAGTGCTCTTTCGAATTTCAGAGGATAAAAGCTCAGACTACAGGAAAAGAGTGTCAGTGGAGCTCACACACTCGCTCTTCAAACATGACCCTGCTGCCTGGGAAATG GCCCACACAGTTCCCTTGGAGCCCACATACTTGGCTGATG AGTTAGATGGCCCCTACCCTCCCTACGGCTATACTGACCTGCCTCTGGACACTTTGCCGTTAGACCCTGACCTCCACGAGTCTTACATACCTGACATGAGATATCAGGCCTACCCTGAACCACTCTAA